The Desulfatitalea tepidiphila genome window below encodes:
- a CDS encoding aldehyde dehydrogenase family protein codes for MDDPTDAGQTVCVSPATGEEIGRSALNTVADVCGAVERGRTAQAAWAALTVKERAKRLKPLSAWLTAHADELAGTISKDNGKTRTDALAAEVLPAALAADFYCRKANGFLKDRRLMPGTLFMASKAAKIARVPYGVIGIISPWNYPFAIPFSEVVMALLAGNAVILKAASETQLVGRAIERCFSALALPAGLFTHINMPGGAAGPAFLEAGVDKLFFTGSVPVGKRLMALAAETLTPLVLELGGNDPMLVCPDADLQRAVAGAVWGGLQNCGQSCGGVERIYVHRSVYEPFVAALGDAVRRLRIGVDTDHQVDLGAMTTVKQMQAVEQQVAAAVAAGAVVAAQSDPPAGNRGNFMPARVLTGVDHTMAIMREETFGPVLGVMAVEDMAQAVALANDSDLGLTASVWTRDAREGERLARQIRAGVVMINDHLMSHGLPETPWGGFKQSGLGRTHGAVGMAEMTQVQCLVHDYLPGIRRNLWWHPHGPAVYRGLRGIMEMRYGRGVGKRMKGLASLAWIVPRMFTSDIPKGTTSTDRK; via the coding sequence GTGGACGACCCGACGGATGCAGGGCAGACGGTATGCGTGTCGCCGGCCACCGGCGAGGAGATCGGCCGGTCGGCGTTGAACACGGTGGCGGATGTGTGCGGCGCAGTGGAAAGGGGCCGCACGGCCCAGGCGGCCTGGGCGGCCCTGACGGTGAAAGAGCGGGCCAAACGTCTGAAGCCCCTGAGCGCCTGGTTGACGGCCCATGCCGACGAACTCGCCGGGACCATTTCCAAAGACAACGGCAAGACGCGCACCGATGCCCTGGCCGCGGAGGTGCTGCCGGCCGCATTGGCGGCGGATTTTTACTGCCGCAAGGCCAACGGCTTTTTAAAGGACCGCCGGCTCATGCCCGGCACCCTGTTCATGGCCAGCAAGGCGGCCAAAATCGCGAGGGTACCCTACGGCGTGATCGGCATCATCTCGCCGTGGAACTACCCCTTCGCCATCCCCTTTTCCGAGGTGGTCATGGCCCTTCTGGCCGGCAATGCCGTGATCCTCAAGGCGGCCAGCGAAACCCAGCTGGTGGGGCGGGCCATCGAACGCTGTTTCAGCGCTCTGGCCCTGCCTGCCGGATTGTTCACCCACATCAACATGCCGGGCGGGGCCGCCGGCCCGGCCTTCCTGGAAGCGGGGGTGGACAAGCTTTTTTTCACCGGCAGCGTGCCGGTGGGCAAGCGCCTCATGGCCTTGGCCGCGGAAACCTTGACGCCCCTGGTGCTGGAGTTGGGCGGCAACGATCCCATGCTCGTATGCCCGGATGCGGACCTGCAGCGCGCAGTGGCCGGGGCGGTGTGGGGCGGCCTGCAGAACTGCGGTCAGTCCTGCGGCGGGGTGGAGCGGATCTATGTCCACCGTTCGGTCTACGAACCCTTCGTGGCGGCCCTGGGCGATGCGGTGCGGCGCCTGCGTATCGGTGTGGACACGGATCACCAGGTGGACCTGGGTGCCATGACCACCGTCAAACAGATGCAGGCGGTTGAGCAGCAGGTGGCGGCGGCCGTAGCGGCCGGCGCCGTTGTCGCGGCCCAATCCGATCCGCCGGCCGGCAACCGGGGAAATTTCATGCCGGCCCGGGTGTTGACCGGCGTGGATCACACCATGGCGATCATGCGCGAGGAGACCTTCGGGCCGGTGTTGGGCGTCATGGCCGTGGAAGACATGGCCCAGGCCGTGGCCCTGGCCAACGACAGTGACCTGGGGCTGACGGCCAGCGTCTGGACCCGCGACGCCCGGGAGGGCGAGCGCCTGGCCCGGCAGATCCGGGCCGGGGTGGTGATGATCAACGACCACCTGATGAGCCACGGCCTGCCCGAAACCCCCTGGGGCGGCTTCAAGCAGTCGGGCCTGGGGCGCACCCACGGTGCCGTCGGCATGGCCGAGATGACCCAGGTGCAGTGCCTGGTGCACGATTACCTGCCCGGCATCCGGCGCAACCTCTGGTGGCACCCCCACGGACCGGCCGTATACCGCGGCCTGCGCGGTATCATGGAGATGCGCTACGGCCGGGGAGTGGGCAAGCGGATGAAGGGATTGGCCAGTCTGGCGTGGATCGTGCCGCGCATGTTCACGTCCGATATCCCGAAGGGAACTACCTCCACGGATAGAAAGTGA
- the potA gene encoding spermidine/putrescine ABC transporter ATP-binding protein PotA has translation MNGSALIRLQQVCKHYGDQAALSDISLDIYNGEFLTILGPSGCGKTTLLRLIAGFEPLTSGRLFLNGRDMADVPPEGREVNTVFQSYALFPHMSVFDNVAFGLRMHRQPTDDIARRVGEALQLVQLNGFERRRPDQLSGGQQQRVAVARAIVNQPVVLLLDEPLSALDYRLRKQMQLDLKHLQRRLGITFVLVTHDQEEAFSMSDRVVVLNAGRIEQIGAPSEVYEQPRNLYVARFVGEINLLDGAVDRIDGDRIVLQIDHLKVQVRTGRSFAVGDRVHVLLRPEDLRVETLRDLAENPALKNSFTDGGYFTGTVEETIYKGATYDVAIVLDNGRQIRATEFFNAEDATVYFRAGDRVAVSWIEGWEVVLPHEG, from the coding sequence ATGAACGGTTCAGCCCTCATCCGCCTGCAGCAGGTGTGCAAACACTATGGCGACCAGGCCGCCCTGAGCGACATCAGCCTCGACATTTACAACGGCGAATTCCTCACCATACTGGGCCCCTCGGGGTGCGGCAAGACCACCTTGCTGCGGCTCATCGCCGGCTTCGAGCCCCTCACCTCCGGCCGCCTCTTTCTCAACGGCCGCGACATGGCCGACGTGCCTCCCGAAGGGCGCGAGGTCAACACCGTCTTTCAGAGCTACGCCCTCTTTCCCCACATGTCGGTGTTCGACAACGTGGCCTTCGGCCTGCGCATGCACCGCCAGCCGACCGACGACATCGCCCGTCGGGTGGGTGAGGCCTTGCAGCTGGTGCAGCTCAACGGCTTCGAACGCCGCCGCCCCGACCAGCTCTCCGGAGGCCAGCAGCAACGCGTGGCCGTGGCCCGCGCCATCGTCAACCAACCCGTGGTGCTGCTGCTCGACGAACCCCTCTCGGCCCTGGACTACCGTCTGCGCAAGCAGATGCAGCTCGACCTCAAGCACCTGCAGCGCCGCCTGGGCATCACCTTCGTGCTGGTCACCCACGACCAGGAGGAGGCCTTTTCCATGTCCGACCGGGTGGTAGTGCTCAACGCGGGCCGCATCGAGCAGATCGGTGCGCCCAGTGAAGTGTACGAACAGCCCCGCAACCTCTACGTGGCGCGCTTCGTGGGCGAAATCAACCTGCTCGACGGCGCGGTGGACCGCATCGACGGGGACCGCATCGTGCTGCAGATCGACCATCTCAAGGTGCAAGTGCGCACCGGCCGAAGCTTTGCCGTGGGCGACCGGGTACACGTGCTGCTGCGGCCCGAAGACCTGCGCGTGGAGACCCTGCGCGACCTGGCCGAGAATCCGGCCCTGAAGAACAGCTTCACCGACGGCGGCTACTTCACCGGCACGGTGGAGGAGACCATCTACAAGGGCGCCACTTACGACGTGGCCATCGTGCTGGACAACGGCCGCCAGATCCGGGCCACCGAGTTTTTCAACGCCGAAGACGCCACGGTCTACTTCCGCGCCGGTGACCGCGTGGCCGTGAGCTGGATCGAAGGGTGGGAGGTGGTGCTGCCCCATGAAGGATAG
- the potB gene encoding spermidine/putrescine ABC transporter permease PotB, whose product MKDSRVFKRLVIAAVLVWMVLFAFAPNLLVLMASLGRTGDTAFVVPGLSLDAYRRLLEPVYGQILLSSLYLAGGVTLICLVCGYPFAAILARTRPPWRGWLLLLVVIPFWTNSLVRTYAMIAILNANGIVNRLLTATGLISAPLPLMYTTGAVLAGLVYTLLPFMVLPLYAALERLDPRYVEAARDLGATPARTFVRIVLPLTMPGIVSGCMLVFLPAVGMFYVADVLGGARTMLLGNFIRDQFLTSRDWPFGAAASVALTLVMGLMLLLYWRSNVRLARKELA is encoded by the coding sequence ATGAAGGATAGCCGCGTCTTCAAACGCCTGGTGATAGCCGCCGTGCTCGTCTGGATGGTGCTCTTCGCCTTTGCGCCCAACCTGCTGGTGCTGATGGCCAGCCTGGGCCGCACCGGCGACACGGCCTTCGTGGTTCCCGGTCTCTCCCTGGACGCCTACCGCCGCCTGCTCGAACCGGTCTATGGCCAGATCCTGCTCTCCTCGCTCTACCTGGCCGGCGGCGTGACCCTAATCTGCCTGGTGTGCGGCTACCCCTTCGCCGCCATCCTGGCCCGCACCCGGCCGCCCTGGCGTGGGTGGTTGCTGCTCCTGGTGGTAATCCCCTTCTGGACCAACTCCCTGGTTCGCACCTATGCCATGATCGCCATCCTCAATGCCAACGGCATCGTCAATCGGCTGCTGACGGCCACGGGACTGATTTCAGCCCCCCTGCCCCTGATGTACACCACCGGCGCCGTGCTGGCCGGCCTTGTCTACACCCTGCTGCCCTTCATGGTGCTGCCCCTCTACGCGGCCCTGGAGCGCCTGGACCCGCGCTACGTGGAGGCGGCCCGCGACCTCGGCGCCACGCCGGCGCGCACCTTCGTGCGCATCGTGCTGCCCCTTACCATGCCGGGTATCGTCTCGGGCTGCATGCTGGTCTTTTTGCCGGCCGTGGGCATGTTCTACGTGGCCGACGTGCTGGGCGGCGCGCGCACCATGCTGCTGGGCAACTTCATCCGCGACCAGTTCCTCACCAGCCGCGACTGGCCCTTCGGCGCAGCGGCCAGCGTGGCCCTCACCCTGGTGATGGGTCTCATGCTGCTGCTCTACTGGCGCAGCAACGTGCGCCTGGCCCGAAAGGAGCTGGCATGA
- the potC gene encoding spermidine/putrescine ABC transporter permease PotC → MKRPVKIAYAALVYLFLYLPLVVMVIYSFNASRFSMRWKGFTLQWYDHLLHNATLLQAAAHSLYIAFLAATAASLVATITALAIYRWRFTGRKTIHAALFVMMMSPDIVIGISLLVLFMALALPLGFWTLLMAHVTLCVPFVAITVHSRLHGFDPHLIEAARDLGAGEAEVWRHVVIPMTMPAVLAGWFMSFTLSLDDVIISFFTTGPTFEVLPLRIYSMVRLGLKPEVNALCAVMILITAVAVVATQSLLKERK, encoded by the coding sequence ATGAAGCGCCCGGTCAAGATCGCCTACGCGGCCCTGGTCTACCTCTTTCTCTACCTGCCCCTGGTGGTGATGGTGATCTACTCGTTCAACGCCTCGCGCTTTTCCATGCGCTGGAAGGGCTTCACCCTGCAGTGGTACGACCACCTGCTGCACAACGCCACCCTGCTCCAGGCCGCGGCCCACTCCCTCTACATCGCCTTCCTGGCCGCCACCGCGGCCAGCCTGGTGGCCACCATCACGGCCCTGGCCATCTATCGATGGCGCTTCACCGGCCGCAAGACCATCCACGCCGCGCTCTTCGTCATGATGATGTCGCCGGACATCGTCATCGGCATCTCCCTGCTGGTCCTCTTCATGGCCCTGGCCCTGCCCCTGGGCTTCTGGACCCTGCTCATGGCCCACGTGACCCTCTGCGTCCCCTTCGTGGCCATCACCGTGCACAGCCGGCTGCACGGCTTCGACCCGCATCTCATCGAAGCGGCCCGGGACCTGGGCGCCGGCGAGGCCGAGGTTTGGCGCCACGTCGTCATTCCCATGACCATGCCCGCGGTGCTGGCCGGCTGGTTCATGAGCTTCACCCTCTCCCTGGACGACGTGATCATCTCCTTCTTCACTACCGGACCGACCTTCGAAGTGCTGCCCCTGCGCATTTACTCCATGGTGCGCCTGGGGCTCAAACCCGAAGTCAACGCGCTCTGCGCCGTCATGATTCTCATCACCGCCGTCGCCGTGGTGGCGACGCAAAGTCTGTTAAAGGAGCGAAAATGA
- a CDS encoding extracellular solute-binding protein, with translation MKRWIVLLSAILIVGTACIAGAAEKNLYIYCWSEYIPEAVIERFTEKTDIQVHLSTYDSNEAMYAKVKMTGKGYDLIVPSTDFVARMRREGMLVPLDKSRLTGLGNLAPRLLDRPFDPGNVYSVPYMWGSTGIAVNTIDPAAAGVTAFADLWKPELKGKLLLPNDMRGVLGMGLKRLGYSLNDTDPAHIQQACDLLKPLMAGVRVFDSDSPKQALLNNEVQAAVLWNGEAYIAAGENPALRYVYPAEGFALWLDSLCIPKGAAHIEAAHRFIDYLLQPDVAAEISMEMGYSSPNLKAMALLPADVRTNPIVYPGEADLARGEFEVDLGEAARAYDQCWTGLKAGN, from the coding sequence ATGAAACGATGGATCGTTCTGTTGTCGGCAATTTTGATCGTGGGCACGGCCTGCATCGCCGGGGCCGCCGAAAAGAACCTCTACATCTACTGCTGGTCCGAATACATTCCCGAAGCGGTCATCGAGCGCTTCACCGAAAAGACGGACATCCAGGTGCACCTCTCCACCTATGACAGCAACGAGGCCATGTACGCCAAGGTGAAAATGACCGGCAAGGGCTACGACCTGATCGTGCCCTCCACCGACTTCGTGGCCCGCATGCGCCGCGAGGGGATGCTGGTGCCTCTGGACAAGAGCCGCCTGACCGGGCTTGGCAACCTAGCGCCCCGACTGCTCGACCGGCCCTTCGATCCGGGCAATGTCTACAGCGTGCCTTACATGTGGGGCTCCACGGGCATTGCCGTCAACACGATTGATCCGGCCGCGGCCGGCGTGACCGCCTTTGCCGACCTTTGGAAACCCGAACTCAAGGGCAAGCTGTTGCTGCCCAACGACATGCGCGGCGTGCTGGGCATGGGGCTCAAGCGCCTGGGCTACTCGCTCAATGACACCGACCCGGCCCACATCCAGCAGGCCTGCGACCTGCTCAAGCCGCTCATGGCCGGCGTGCGCGTCTTCGACTCCGACTCGCCCAAGCAGGCCCTGCTCAACAACGAAGTGCAGGCCGCCGTTCTGTGGAACGGCGAAGCCTACATCGCCGCCGGAGAGAACCCGGCCCTGCGCTATGTCTACCCGGCCGAAGGCTTCGCTCTGTGGCTCGACAGCCTCTGCATCCCCAAAGGCGCGGCCCACATCGAAGCGGCCCATCGCTTCATCGACTATCTGCTGCAGCCCGACGTGGCCGCCGAGATCAGCATGGAGATGGGCTACTCCTCGCCCAACCTCAAAGCCATGGCCCTGCTGCCTGCCGACGTGCGCACCAACCCCATCGTCTACCCCGGCGAGGCCGACCTGGCCCGCGGCGAGTTCGAGGTGGACCTGGGCGAAGCGGCCCGCGCCTACGACCAGTGCTGGACCGGCCTCAAGGCCGGCAATTGA
- a CDS encoding glycosyltransferase, with product MPSDSSISSTDAWLKAAPDHPAASLLDRLRRWPDLEPDPATRQNERDAWTRTVTDRRAAGRPRRILFVHGQLPGETGSGVYLQQISAEALRRGLDLYVLSAGYHTLTSADIPGVPDNRIFTCRFTPPGQTPQPGAVQSPISGMSVVMPYPVKAYRDRSEEELVDLLTVFGGRLAERIACLQPDILHVDHLWFLNGLARLIAPWIPLVASCHGTAYKLIADAPRFREVVVPCVASADHVCAISPQTLAECVETFQIPEKRITIEGYGFEPDLFYFQPVDRDGVLRRHFNYQPPPGSRLAVAVGKFVDWKGFKELTLAVGHLRRQGHDLACLIVGEGDPQSRIDLQAFIDGQGLTDHVRLPGKVARTDLPDIYRSADLYVLPSHVEPYGLVLMESLACGTPSIFARTGGPPDFVPPTLTDEGLAVMVDPIRLDPDGQADPKDREAYARRLAEGMATTLSKPITDTDRLRIAAAMQHLSWGRLVENLIGIYDRLSVF from the coding sequence ATGCCCTCTGACAGCAGCATTTCTTCCACCGACGCCTGGCTGAAGGCGGCGCCCGACCACCCCGCCGCCTCGCTGCTCGACCGCCTGCGCCGCTGGCCCGACCTCGAGCCCGACCCGGCGACGCGCCAAAACGAACGCGACGCCTGGACCCGGACCGTGACCGACCGCCGCGCCGCCGGCCGACCCAGGAGAATCCTCTTCGTCCACGGCCAGCTGCCCGGAGAAACCGGCTCCGGCGTCTACCTGCAGCAGATCTCGGCCGAAGCGCTCCGCCGCGGCCTGGACCTCTACGTCCTGTCGGCCGGCTACCATACCCTCACCTCGGCCGACATCCCCGGCGTGCCCGACAACCGCATCTTCACCTGCCGATTCACTCCTCCGGGCCAGACGCCCCAGCCCGGCGCCGTGCAGTCTCCCATCTCGGGCATGTCCGTGGTCATGCCCTACCCGGTCAAGGCCTACCGCGACCGCAGCGAAGAAGAACTCGTCGACCTGCTCACCGTCTTCGGCGGCCGCCTGGCCGAACGGATAGCCTGCCTGCAACCCGACATTCTCCACGTGGACCACCTCTGGTTTCTCAACGGCCTGGCCCGCCTCATCGCCCCCTGGATCCCCCTGGTGGCCTCGTGCCATGGCACGGCCTACAAGCTCATCGCGGATGCGCCCCGCTTCCGCGAAGTGGTGGTGCCCTGCGTGGCCAGCGCCGACCACGTCTGCGCCATCTCCCCCCAGACCCTGGCCGAGTGCGTGGAGACCTTCCAAATTCCCGAAAAGCGCATCACCATCGAAGGCTACGGCTTCGAACCCGATCTTTTCTACTTCCAACCCGTTGATCGCGACGGCGTCCTCCGGCGCCACTTCAATTACCAACCGCCGCCCGGCAGCCGCCTGGCCGTCGCCGTAGGCAAATTCGTAGACTGGAAAGGCTTCAAGGAGTTGACCCTTGCCGTGGGCCATCTGCGCCGCCAGGGCCACGACCTCGCCTGCCTCATCGTGGGCGAAGGCGACCCCCAGAGCCGGATCGATCTGCAAGCGTTCATCGACGGTCAGGGCCTGACCGACCACGTTCGCCTGCCAGGCAAAGTGGCCCGCACCGACCTGCCGGACATCTACCGCAGCGCGGACCTCTACGTCCTGCCTTCCCACGTGGAACCTTACGGCCTGGTGCTCATGGAGTCCCTGGCCTGCGGCACGCCCAGCATCTTCGCCCGCACTGGCGGCCCGCCCGACTTCGTGCCGCCGACGCTCACCGACGAAGGCCTGGCCGTGATGGTCGATCCCATCCGGCTCGACCCCGACGGCCAGGCCGATCCCAAAGATCGCGAAGCCTATGCCCGGCGCCTGGCCGAGGGCATGGCAACGACTTTAAGCAAGCCAATTACCGATACGGATCGCCTGCGCATCGCCGCGGCCATGCAACACCTGAGCTGGGGCCGGCTGGTGGAGAATCTAATCGGAATTTACGATCGATTGAGTGTCTTTTAA
- a CDS encoding DksA/TraR family C4-type zinc finger protein: protein MAVGWSRDGAVQDQIDAGVQDAVKLARSRLPDGESLTHCELCGEAIPEARRKAIPGVRLCVACQAELEKRQAPLPSINRRGSKDSQLK, encoded by the coding sequence ATGGCCGTGGGTTGGTCACGGGACGGGGCGGTGCAGGATCAGATAGACGCCGGTGTGCAGGATGCGGTCAAGTTGGCCCGAAGCCGGCTGCCTGACGGTGAAAGCCTGACGCACTGCGAGCTATGCGGGGAAGCCATCCCCGAAGCCCGCCGCAAGGCGATTCCCGGCGTTCGCCTGTGCGTCGCCTGCCAGGCTGAGCTTGAGAAGCGGCAGGCGCCACTACCGAGCATCAACCGGCGAGGCAGCAAGGACAGCCAGTTGAAGTGA
- a CDS encoding TetR/AcrR family transcriptional regulator, translating to MATAATTFAHQRKKERLERQNVILCAAERVYGRKPFETVSMRDIANEAGIAVSSLYRYFPDQRSLFVAAFVAGTRQIIARVDARISKGKITDLTAFGLEFISFLTENDHYFRMMTHFMLDGRLTGRPLEQLNDAARAVLDLFERVLDHCGAGRHKRALAHACFAALNGVLITFRNYPGRDSAEVRRHMDRIATIMAEALEGYGRLPVEVDR from the coding sequence ATGGCCACCGCAGCGACCACATTCGCCCACCAGCGCAAAAAGGAGCGCCTCGAGCGCCAGAACGTTATCCTGTGCGCCGCCGAGCGGGTCTATGGCCGCAAGCCGTTCGAGACGGTGAGCATGCGCGACATCGCCAACGAAGCCGGCATCGCCGTCTCGTCGTTGTACCGCTACTTTCCGGACCAGCGGAGCCTTTTCGTGGCGGCGTTCGTGGCCGGCACCCGGCAGATCATCGCACGGGTGGACGCGCGCATCTCCAAAGGCAAGATTACCGACCTCACGGCCTTCGGTCTCGAATTCATCTCTTTTCTCACCGAAAACGATCACTACTTCCGCATGATGACCCACTTCATGCTGGACGGCCGCCTGACCGGCCGACCGCTTGAACAACTCAACGACGCCGCCCGCGCCGTTCTGGACCTGTTCGAGCGCGTCCTGGACCACTGCGGCGCCGGCCGCCACAAACGCGCCCTGGCCCACGCCTGTTTCGCCGCGTTGAACGGCGTCCTCATCACCTTCCGCAATTACCCCGGCCGCGACAGCGCAGAAGTGCGCCGCCACATGGACCGTATCGCAACCATTATGGCCGAGGCCCTGGAAGGCTATGGGCGGCTGCCGGTGGAAGTCGATCGATAG
- a CDS encoding acyl-CoA dehydrogenase family protein — translation MSCPNSNNPYGFDDFLAWREHCDYYAEDPFAQKAVRVFTGEHAAEVDAAAREISSKASFRWRDMAESIAWPEKRPWMMHYDGHGRRIDRIVRPHETEVMEQEVFSEALFSDKTHPWVRFIKMYLIYQNGEACISCPLTCTEGLVAVLARFADVPEIQAILTHCKEGRDGRFGIGAQYLSEIQGGSDVRANLLEARQEGGRWRLYGTKFFCSATHADYAMVTAKPTGSEKVGLFVMPSWLPGDKARERRNGFTIDRIKWKMGTSELTTAELTLDGALAYPVGPLERGLANMVGIVLTYSRLTVGLSGAASMMRAWREAARYCNFREAFGVSLAKMPMVAGQLATIEKAAKRTLAGAFRLYGDILALPGGLVGVSDAPESDDIKRRRFDIRELIMLQKMATSLDAPDVLRLAMSLFGGHGVMEDFSALPRLYRDAAVNELWEGPRNVLLAQIHRDLQNASAWYAPDRFVANILTGAPEEVVKALQQEITAILSGPGLYEMSPEALDACARWDQCCHRLYHAYQDVAAAMVEDRG, via the coding sequence ATGAGCTGCCCCAATTCTAACAACCCATATGGATTCGACGATTTTCTCGCCTGGCGGGAACATTGCGATTACTACGCCGAAGACCCCTTCGCGCAAAAGGCGGTGCGCGTGTTCACCGGTGAGCATGCCGCCGAGGTGGATGCCGCTGCCCGCGAGATTTCCAGCAAGGCCTCTTTCCGCTGGCGCGACATGGCCGAATCCATCGCATGGCCGGAGAAGCGGCCCTGGATGATGCACTACGACGGCCACGGCCGTCGCATCGACCGCATCGTACGGCCTCACGAAACCGAGGTAATGGAGCAGGAAGTGTTCAGCGAGGCCCTCTTTTCGGACAAGACCCATCCGTGGGTGCGCTTTATCAAGATGTACCTCATCTATCAGAACGGCGAGGCCTGCATCTCCTGTCCTCTGACCTGCACCGAAGGCCTGGTGGCTGTGTTGGCGCGCTTCGCCGATGTGCCCGAGATTCAAGCCATTTTAACCCACTGCAAGGAGGGCCGGGACGGCCGCTTCGGAATCGGCGCCCAATACCTGTCGGAGATCCAGGGAGGCTCGGACGTCCGTGCCAATCTGCTCGAAGCGCGGCAAGAAGGCGGACGGTGGCGGCTCTATGGCACCAAGTTCTTCTGCTCGGCCACCCACGCCGACTATGCCATGGTAACGGCCAAGCCCACAGGCTCGGAAAAGGTGGGTCTGTTCGTGATGCCCTCCTGGCTGCCGGGCGACAAGGCGCGAGAGCGGCGCAACGGCTTCACCATCGATCGCATCAAGTGGAAGATGGGCACCAGCGAGCTGACCACCGCGGAGCTGACCCTTGACGGCGCCCTGGCCTACCCGGTGGGCCCGTTGGAGCGCGGCCTGGCCAACATGGTCGGTATCGTGCTGACCTACTCGCGACTGACCGTCGGCCTTTCCGGAGCCGCCAGCATGATGCGTGCCTGGCGCGAGGCGGCCCGGTACTGCAACTTTCGGGAAGCGTTCGGCGTCTCCCTCGCCAAAATGCCCATGGTAGCCGGCCAACTGGCGACCATCGAAAAGGCGGCCAAACGCACCCTGGCCGGCGCCTTCCGGCTCTATGGCGACATCCTGGCCCTGCCCGGCGGTCTCGTCGGCGTCTCCGACGCACCGGAATCCGACGATATAAAGCGGCGGCGGTTCGACATTCGCGAGCTGATCATGCTGCAGAAGATGGCCACCAGCTTGGATGCCCCCGATGTCCTGCGCCTGGCCATGAGCCTTTTCGGCGGCCACGGAGTGATGGAGGATTTTTCCGCCTTGCCCCGCCTCTATCGGGACGCCGCGGTCAACGAGCTGTGGGAAGGGCCGCGCAACGTGCTGCTGGCCCAGATCCACCGGGACCTGCAGAACGCTTCGGCCTGGTATGCCCCGGACCGCTTCGTCGCCAACATTCTTACCGGGGCGCCCGAGGAGGTCGTCAAAGCGCTGCAGCAGGAGATCACCGCAATTCTTTCCGGCCCTGGTCTGTATGAAATGAGCCCTGAGGCATTGGACGCCTGTGCCCGCTGGGATCAATGCTGTCACCGGCTCTATCACGCCTATCAGGACGTGGCGGCCGCCATGGTGGAAGACCGGGGATAG